One window of the Brevundimonas goettingensis genome contains the following:
- a CDS encoding 2Fe-2S iron-sulfur cluster-binding protein, translating to MAKITYIQHDGDQQTVEVKNGLSVMEGAIRNNVPGIDADCGGACACATCHVYVDADWLQEAGKASAMEESMLDFAENVEPNSRLSCQIRVSDALDGLVVRLPESQH from the coding sequence ATGGCCAAGATCACCTATATCCAGCACGACGGCGACCAGCAGACCGTCGAGGTCAAGAATGGCCTCTCGGTCATGGAAGGCGCGATCCGCAACAACGTCCCGGGCATCGACGCCGACTGCGGCGGCGCCTGCGCCTGCGCCACCTGCCACGTCTATGTCGACGCCGACTGGCTGCAGGAGGCCGGCAAGGCCAGCGCCATGGAGGAATCGATGCTGGACTTCGCCGAGAACGTTGAGCCCAACTCCCGCCTGTCCTGCCAGATCCGCGTCTCGGACGCGCTCGACGGCCTCGTCGTCCGCCTGCCGGAAAGCCAGCACTAG
- a CDS encoding kinase, translated as MIDPRLEATARALIATHVRPSSEEVGHIPLIGIAGAQGSGKTTLARALAASLNGVQLSLDDVYRTKAERQALARDLHPLLETRGPPLTYDLHLLSATVAALRAAGPDTTTPLPAFDKRADDRLPIDQWPVFTGRPAVILIDGWCLGAQAQPEADLAESINDLERDRDPDGRWRHLVSDALAGDYARAFSAFDAILFLKAPSFDVVLDWRCQQEAELMGLDLDALPAPDRARIARFIQVFERITRSMLAGGIAAEATVTLDAHRAVTTLRQG; from the coding sequence GTGATCGATCCCCGGCTCGAGGCGACCGCCCGGGCCCTGATCGCGACCCATGTTCGACCTTCGTCAGAAGAGGTGGGCCACATCCCCCTGATCGGGATCGCCGGGGCGCAGGGCTCCGGCAAGACCACCCTCGCCCGCGCGCTTGCCGCCTCGCTGAACGGCGTCCAGCTGTCCCTCGACGACGTCTATCGGACGAAGGCGGAGCGTCAGGCCCTCGCCCGCGACCTGCATCCGCTGCTGGAGACGCGCGGTCCGCCCCTGACCTACGACCTCCACCTTCTGTCCGCGACCGTCGCGGCGCTCCGGGCCGCCGGTCCGGACACGACCACGCCCCTCCCAGCCTTCGACAAGCGCGCCGACGACCGGCTCCCCATCGACCAATGGCCTGTCTTCACCGGCCGCCCCGCCGTCATCCTGATCGACGGCTGGTGCCTCGGCGCGCAGGCCCAACCGGAGGCCGACCTCGCGGAATCCATCAATGATCTGGAGCGTGACCGCGATCCCGACGGCCGCTGGCGGCATCTGGTCAGTGATGCACTAGCAGGCGACTACGCCCGCGCCTTCTCAGCCTTCGACGCCATCCTCTTCCTCAAGGCCCCGTCCTTCGACGTGGTTCTGGACTGGCGCTGCCAGCAGGAGGCGGAGCTGATGGGCCTCGATCTCGACGCCCTGCCCGCCCCCGACCGCGCCCGCATCGCCCGCTTCATCCAGGTCTTCGAGCGCATCACCCGGTCCATGCTGGCCGGCGGGATCGCGGCCGAGGCCACGGTAACCCTCGACGCACATCGGGCGGTAACCACTCTGCGCCAAGGGTAG
- a CDS encoding gamma-glutamylcyclotransferase family protein, with amino-acid sequence MTGVLLFAYGTLQDPAIQIAHFGRPLTGDPDRLDGFTRSTLTDGDAVYPVLIPGGPAPTPVEGVVFEITPADLAAADAYEGDLYRRIRVRLASEIEAWVYVAA; translated from the coding sequence ATGACCGGGGTCCTGCTGTTCGCCTATGGCACGCTGCAGGACCCCGCGATCCAGATCGCCCACTTCGGGCGCCCGCTGACCGGCGACCCCGACCGCCTCGACGGCTTCACCCGCTCCACGCTCACCGACGGCGACGCCGTCTATCCCGTCCTGATCCCCGGCGGCCCGGCCCCCACCCCGGTCGAGGGGGTGGTCTTCGAGATCACGCCAGCCGACCTCGCCGCCGCAGACGCCTATGAAGGCGACCTCTACCGCCGCATCCGCGTCCGCCTCGCCTCGGAAATCGAGGCCTGGGTCTATGTCGCGGCCTGA
- a CDS encoding succinate dehydrogenase iron-sulfur subunit gives MAEFTLPIGSRPRKGKVYKAAPGARNVKTYKVYRYDPNVDQNPSWDEYQVSSDDHGPMLLDALIHIKNEIDPTLSFRRSCREGICGSCSMNIDGRNTLACTKGWDECSSSTIAISPLPHQPVVKDLVTDLTLFYAQYDSIKPYLQSDEPDPTTERLQSPADRAKLDGLYECILCACCSTSCPSYWWNAGEYLGPAALLQSYRWISDSRDDATQSRLDDLEDPFKLYRCHTIMNCAQVCPKGLNPAKAIAETKKLMVAPDRKKTAA, from the coding sequence ATGGCTGAATTCACTCTTCCCATTGGATCGCGCCCCAGGAAGGGCAAGGTCTACAAGGCCGCCCCGGGCGCCAGGAACGTCAAGACCTACAAGGTCTATCGTTACGACCCGAACGTCGATCAGAACCCCAGCTGGGACGAATACCAGGTGTCGTCGGACGACCACGGCCCGATGCTGCTGGACGCCCTGATCCACATCAAGAACGAGATCGATCCGACCCTGTCGTTCCGGCGCTCGTGCCGCGAGGGCATCTGCGGCTCCTGCTCGATGAACATCGACGGGCGCAACACCCTGGCCTGCACCAAGGGCTGGGACGAATGCTCGTCCTCGACCATCGCCATTTCGCCCCTGCCCCACCAGCCGGTGGTCAAGGACCTGGTGACGGACCTGACGCTGTTCTACGCCCAGTACGACTCGATCAAGCCCTACCTCCAGTCGGACGAGCCCGATCCGACCACCGAGCGGCTGCAGTCGCCGGCGGACCGGGCCAAGCTGGACGGCCTGTACGAGTGCATCCTGTGCGCCTGCTGCTCGACGTCCTGCCCCAGCTACTGGTGGAACGCCGGCGAGTATCTCGGCCCGGCGGCCCTGCTCCAATCCTACCGCTGGATCTCCGACAGCCGCGACGACGCGACCCAGAGCCGCCTCGACGACCTTGAGGATCCGTTCAAGCTCTACCGCTGCCACACCATCATGAACTGCGCCCAGGTCTGCCCCAAGGGGCTGAATCCGGCCAAGGCCATCGCCGAAACCAAGAAGCTGATGGTGGCGCCGGACCGCAAGAAGACCGCGGCCTGA